In Dermacentor variabilis isolate Ectoservices chromosome 1, ASM5094787v1, whole genome shotgun sequence, the genomic stretch TCTAGCCCTCGGGAACAGTAGGACGGGGCACTTTCCGGACACTTCACGGCGAATAATATGGCAAGGACGATTCTGAAGAATGACTTCACGATATACCCTTTTCTACGAGGTCCACTGCATGCGATAGGCGCGTTCTGTTATTCCCGTCCCACTCGTTCTTTAGCAGGCTTTTTTTTAGTATACACGCAGATATGTTTCCTTGAAATATCCCACAGTTCTGGCAAATTCTCGCGCTTTACAACAGGCGACTTGCTCCCGCGTATTTCCGTGCCTGAAGATGCAGTGGCCGCCCGTTTCGCTGAGGCCGACAGGTTCAAGAAAAAACTGTGCAGCGCTGCCATTGTTAAAAGTTGCGATCAGGCGGGCCACTGCGAGTAGTGCTGCGCGCTAAACATGTTTATTTAAGCTGCCCTACGTGCAGCGAAGACGGCCGCTGTAGTGAAAGATTGATTTCGCGAGGCGATAAGTCATGCCAACGCTTCGCATCTTGGCGAACGCACTTCTGAGCACCGCTCCGTGTGTTGGGAGCTGTACTTTCTCAGTTCGTCCGGTAGAAATCGAACTGAGAAAACAGAAGTCATATATGGCGCCTACGGCTCTAGCGCTCAGGAAAGCAAGTTGAGAAAATCAAGCGAATTGACGCCGTCACCTGTCGCAAGCCCCTCTGCCACGCGTTTCTTGTTTCGCTTTGTGTACAGATCAACGACAGGACAAAGCTGCATTGCACGTGATACCTGACAAGGGGCCGCGTTCGATGCTTAGATATCTCCCAATAGTTAAGAAAAGATACCTGTAGGTAACAAGATCAAATACATTTGACAGGTTAATAATAATACAATAAAAAGGAATCTACCAAGAACTTGCTGCACGCTGAGAACTGAAACTAAATGCTCAAAAATGGCGTAATCACGCCGTCGTAGAATGATTATGAGCACTTACTGACGCCATGCCAGTCAGCCAAAGCTAAAGAATATTTTAGATATAAATGCCGTTATTCACATCTTCCGCACATAATTGTTACCATGAGAAACCCAGAGGAAAACGTAAAGCTACACTCATAGAATAAACCACTACACTGCAGGAAAACGGCAAAACTAGAGTGTAGCGAGTGTAGCAAAACGCAGCGCTCCGCCGCTATGTGGCTACGCCTACAGAATCTATGTCGATGGTGCTGCTGCTGAAATCCAAGCAAGCTATTTGTAGGTGtctaaaaacaaaaaagtaaaacattaggtacaaaaataaattttaattGAAACACGTGCTTTTGTATAATTTAGTGGTTTGTAAGGTATTTTCTTTCGTTACTTTGTACTTATTATAGTACACATATTAGTCGCTAGAGGGAAAGCAAACTTTCGTTGGAGCTCATTGTGCCTGTTTCTCTCCTTTTCGACGCTGGTCAAGATGGCAGCCGGTACCCTGTACACGTGGAAGGACAATTTCCGCGCCTACAAAATTCTTATCGCTGCAAAATATAGCCAGTTCAAGCTCAAAGTATGCTGCGATGCTCCAGACTTCGTATTCGGTCTCACCAACACCTCTCAGAGTTTTCTCGAGAAGTTTCCTCTCGGCAAGGTACCGGCTTTTGAGACGTCCGACGGTAAAGTCATCACCGAGAGTAATGCCATCGCCTTTTACGTATCGAACGACCAGCTTCGTGGCAAGAACCTCTTGGAACAAGCTCAAATTGTCCAATTTCTCAGTTTCGCCGACTGCGAGATTCTGCCACCAGCTTGCACGTGGGTGTTTCCCTGCCTCGGCGCCATCCAGTACAACAAGCAGGCTACCGAGCGCGCCAAGGAAGATGTGAAGAAAATCCTGTCGTACCTCAACACGCACCTGCTGTCGAAGACCTACCTCGTGGGTGAGCGCATCTCTCTTGCTGACATCGCAGTTTTCACGGCGCTCTTGCCGCTTTACAAGCTAGTGCTGGAACCCGCCTTCCGCGCCCCATATGCAAACGTCAACCGATGGTTCGACACTCTTGCACACCAGCCTGAGTTCCAGGCTGTACTGGGAGAGGTCCAGTTGTGTCAGAAGATGGCTCAGTTTGACCCCAACCTCTACGCGGAGGTACAAGGCAAGGCTGGAAAAGGCACTGTAGCTACTAAAAAAGCtgaaaagaaggaaacaaagcCGAAGGAGGAGCCCAAACCCAAGGCTGCCCCTGAGCCGGAAGACGATTTGGAACCGGCTTTAGCAGAGCCTCCAAAGAAAGATCCTTTTGAAGTATTCCCTAAAGGTACTTTCAACATGGATGATTTCAAGCGCTGCTACTCCAATGAGAGCGAAACAGTCTCTGTCCCATATTTCTGGGAGAAATTCGACAAAGAGCACTACAGCATCTGGTATAGTGAGTACAAATACCCTGAAGAGCTGACTCAGGTGTTCATGAGCTGCAACTTAATTTCTGGAATGTTCCAGCGCTTGGACAAGATGCGAAAGCATGCATTTGCCAGTGTCATCCTCTTTGGCGAAGACAACAACAGCAGCATTTCTGGCATCTGGGTTTGGAGGGGACACGAATTGGCGTTCAAACTTTCAGATGACTGGCAAGTCGACTACGAGTCGTACGACTGGAAGAAGTTGGACCCTGATGCACCTGAAACAAAGAAGCTTGTTGATGAATACTTCAAGTGGGATGGCGACTTCAATGGCAAGAAGTTTAACCAAGGCAAAATCTTCAAATGAGCCTCTGTTACACATATGCCCACTTTTTGTCTGCCTGCAGATATCTCAAGGCTCCTTCCTTTGCCTTATGAGTTGTCACAATAAACCACGCCGAAATTCTCGCTGTGTTGTGTTCTTAGCCCATCTACATGTGCCTATTTGCTGTGCCTGCTCTGCAACAGCTTGATGTGGAATCACAAATGCTGCTGCAGTGTGTGACCATTTGAGCATACCTTTATTGTAACATGCTTCATTTTTCAGCATTTAGCTTAGCCACAAGCTTTGCATGCTGTGCGTGCAAAGTCATTTGGTTGTGTCTATAAATTTTGTGAATTAGTGTTCTAAAGTATTAAGAATGCCATAACGTTACGAGAGCTGACTGTCGGGCTAGTTGGAATTGCATAATTACTATTGCACATTACTGCGTGTTCATAATGGACAAAGAACAAAGTGGTAACGAGCACCTACCCTTGTCCACTTTGTTTTATGTGTCCATTATGAATTTGCCCTAATTTTCTATAGTTCTCACATAACAGTATGTCCAGGCTACACTGTAAGCAGGGCCAGTATATTGTTGCATTGCCTTTTTTCTCTGCTAATGCCTTTTCCTGTTCTTGTGTTGGCTGCATGTGATACTCTGCCTGTGGTGGAGCTTGACCACTCGTGAATGCCGAAAGGCTTTATCAGGgaaaggcattgctacaaaatacTGGCGTgttaaatgtattttttttttatgctttcgtTAACTTAGTTGTTAAAATCTGCTAACCAGTAGCTGTGTGTGGGTGCTTGAAAACTTGTTGACATTTGATTCACTTGTTTCCATGCATGCTGAACAGCAGAGTGACAATAAGAGTGCCTCTTGGAACTGCACTGCTACTTTTATAAAGGTGTACTGAAATGAAGTTTGCTGTATGCTACTTACGTGCTTTGGTAAAATAATGGAGCCAGTGCAACTGAGTTGTGCTGTTCCAAGTACAAGAGTGCATAAATGTTTAAATGGTTGCATGTTGGAAGTTTTCTGGCAGATCAAGTGCTCTGCTCAAATAAGCAGTTATATTTGCTAATTTTAATGTATATGTAGTGTTCATGATCTGCATAGGTTTTAGACTGGAGGTAGGTGATAGCCTTTCAAAGCTGAAAACAGGAAAAAGCTATGCCTACATGAATGCAAGCTGTGATGTCAGTGTATACAAGTTAATGGACCACctgaacaactttttttttctccgtagTTGCATCTAATGTCGGTAAGTGCCTGTGCAATAAGCCAGTTGCAGAAAACCTCAAGCTAGTTGCAGTTCATATAGCACCTGCTTAGCCTGGTAATCTTGGTGGATGGCAATTTTCATGTTTTTAAAAGAgtctgaacttgagcttgttggtatggcTTTATTACAGGAAACGGTATGACAAGAGAAGACTAGACAGCACCTGTCCAGTCTTATTTTTCATGCAGTTTCCCATAAATTTTCATGTGTGTGGCGCGTCAAGCCTGTGTAATATGCTCCAGCATGGCAGAAAGCTGTATCTTGGCTCCTGCTTTTGATAGAGCATGTTTCCACTCTTGTGCAGCCACATGAGGCACAATGAAAACATGACTACATTAAAGCTAATGCCACGGTGGACTTGCCTCCTGCACACTGCTTGTAACCCTCACTCACCAACTTCTTGTCTGCTCATAAGTAAAACATACGCAGGATTTGTTGAGCCTGTACTAAATGCTAGAGTATACAAGTACCAGAAAACAATGTAAAGTAAAATTAGGTAGCAGTAGGGTAAGTATAATTTAGCGGTTGAATAAATCGTTAAAAGTGCTCAGATAAATTGGTACTGTGTTAATATTTGTGCCAATTAATGTTAATTGCCTTATTTATTGTTATCAGACATATGCACAAGAACATACTCTTGTAGTATGCAAGTGCAGTAACAACTGCGTAAGCAGTCGCTGAATATTTAGGTTTCTGTTAAGTATTGTGCAAAGCAAGTTCATACACTGCAAGTGTAAAATGGGCATGCACCTCCAAAAATGCACTACGTCCATCCTGGAATAATAGGTTTGTTAGTATCGCTCAATGTATTTTGCAGAAATTTTTTTAATGCACACAGCCTTCTTGGGAGCATGTATGTGAAGGATGTTGGGTGAAAAACTGCACTAAGAATGATTTGTCACCAAGATTTCTCTTCCCTTCACCTTGGTGTAATTTATGGGTGCTAGTGCCACAGTACAGTTAAACGGCCATATCTCCTACAGAAGCTTTGTGCACTGCAAGATATTTTGCTAGAAACAAAAGCAGTAATGAAAATGATTATATTTCAAATGTGTGTTGTACATCTTAGACACTTCTGATTAGACATGCAAGTTTGAATATGCGTAAAGTGTTTTAGTGAAATGAGTTGGCATGTAAGCAGATAGATGCTTGCTGTCTATGTGCCACAGGTGATATTTTAAAAATTATATACGGTTTAAAAACTGCTCAACTTGAAGCAAATGCCACGAGAAACCATAAATCGTACTCTACACGCATTTTCTGCATCAAACAGGTGCTTCCAAAGCGCAGGCAAAGAACACTATGGCACAGCCAGCGATCATTCACACCACGTGCAGTGAACCTGCTTCAAATGAGCAAAGTTGCAGGACTGCATGCGTATTTAAAAATGGCAAATTtaagaaaagaaagcacaacAAAGTCTGCCAAAGTTAATAACACTATGTAAAGGCTTTTACTAATTCTAAAGCTCATACTCAATTTTTGGGCTTCTGCAAAACAACTGTGGAAGTGAGAAagagggagaagaaaaaaaactgccaaAGCTTGTGGCACACATTGCTGCAAATTTGAAATGTTACTTATTACAACAACTCTGTTAATGATTACTGCAAAGCTTGTGGATGAATCTCAAGTTCAACGAACAAGACTGAAATGTCTGAAGCAAGCTTTGTCAGTCATGTACGGTTGCAGCCAGTCATTGTGCGAGGACTCGGGAGAGTGCAAGATCCGCAAAATGTGTTTCAGCATGTAGAGTACAGAAGAGACAGGTACTTCAAGGCCAGTCGGCCACCAAACAATGCTTTGGAAGTGCACAGCTGGAGAAAGTTAGAAATGGTATCTCAAAGGAAGCTTCACCCACGATTTCTTTTTTGCTATCTGTTGCCACTCGTACCGCCTCACGTGTGGCTTTTCTAAACTTAATGCACATACCAACTTTTTTATGAGCAAAGGTATCGCAACTTTATAAGGACACTTGCCCATGCTTGCCCAGTGGTGCGGCTGAAACATTAATGTCACCCATGGGTGTCTACTTGGTGCAAGCAGTGCACTTATTGGCATTTCAGGTTCGGTGTTCTGGATGAAATTTACCAGAATGCATTACTCTGCAGAAATCAGCGTTGGGATAATAGAAGTCTGAAGCAGTCACGAATTCATTGGATGACGAGCTTCAAATCGAACTTTCCCGAACCCCGTGCTATACAACCGCATTTACCCCAATacatactccccactctgcaaagcgtgcgaggcccgcgctgaccttgATCACATTATCttgcaatgccccaaagcctcacccaccaacacctaccacactaacactacacgcatcataactaaggccgagcagtgggagactttgctgctcagcttggacccagaggagcaactctgggccgtccggatggccgaagacgcagCCAGAAAGTAAGGACTGGCCGCCATCTGAGGAAGGGGGCGGTCTGGAGGTTAGTCTCccaacccccgccacccctggacCGCATCAAATACATACTAAAGTTCTATCTCTCTCTCAAATCGCACATTAGGCTCAATCATCCGACTCTTTTGGTAAAACAAATTGGCTTAACTTTTACATTTTAATCACTATGTCAAGCCACTTTAGGATGCATGCCACTGTGGTAAAAGGAATACTAGGGAAATTGCTTAATTATCTTATTTCCCCCAATTTTTTAAGAATTTCAAATGGAAATTTTTAAACACCCTGTATTATTCACATTTTCACAAACATAAGATATCTTTTAAGGCCCAAGAACAAGTGTATTATGAGCTAAATTGATTCAAGCAATTAACCGGTTCCACGCACAGAAACATGGCCTCAAATCTTTTATTTTGTGTTGCATATTCACtggagacagaaaaaaagaaagtttgtcaAAACTTCACTGCCACGAATTTTCTGGTAAAGCAAGTTTAATGCATGTGGCCAAGTTTATGAAAGTTACTTGGCAAACATTGTACTGTTAAACATGGCGAACACCAATGATTGTGTCAGCATAGTCTTCTTTTTGCCTGCACTATATGTACATTTTTTTACAAACATAAAGCTTAGTTACATATACAAATGTCATGTTTTGGTAGATGTCGTCCATCATGCCATAATTAAATGTTTTGTGATTGAATGCATGGGCTGCTCCTTTTGATTATATGATAGCACTCAAGATTGCACTCTTCAAGTCTCTCTTCAAGATTGCTATTTTGCTCCTGACCAGATGTGTCTGTTTGCCATCACACGTGACCTCCCTCCCATATTTTACGTAGTGCAATCGCATATCACACTGCTCGGTATATATACAGCGCATCAGCTCATGCTTATATTTACAGCATGTCACAATAGAATAAAAGACACCAAAATGTCTCAATCATTACCATTAAATGTGTATACGTGGTTTGGGGAAGAGCGGGGGAATTCAATACAGAGCTTGCGAACAGATATGAGGATAAGGGCAGCATGGAGATGAACGAGGCCATAGCATGAATAAATGCAGAAGCTGAAATTGAAGTTAAGGCAGCAATACGGGAAACGGGCAAGCTTTTCCAAACAACAATAGACCTGATAAACAAACTACAAAGCAGGAAAGGCTTGAACCCCAGAGATCAAGTTGCAAAACTGaccaacaagaaataaaataagtgAGATTTGAAAACATGGCGGTAGAACTGTGTTCAAAACAGTAACACTTGAAAGATTGGAGAAGCATGAAGTCAGCAAGGAGAAGACTTAGCATTGGCTGGAACGAAAAATATGCAGtcaaagataagcagggcaatgtCGTCGGCAATTTTGAAGATGTAATACAGCACCAGAGGGTTTCTGTATGTTTCTGTACAGCACATAGAACAGCAACATCACTCCAGACAAGACACTCAAGTTCCATATGTAACTATGGAATGAAGTTAGAAGGATCTTGGTAGATACGTCCTGAGGAAAAGTGGCAGGATTGAGAAGATGAAACAATGATCAATGTGATGAAATACAGTGGGGATATTGGTACTCAGAAAGCTTGGTACCCTTTGCATGCAGTGCCTCACGACATCAAGTGCAGCAGAAACTTGGATGAATGCCAACAAAAATATAAATCCGCaagaaaggagacgttaaagaaacgaTTCATTATAAATCCAATagtttgctttcagtattgtacacTAAGGTAATTTTGAATAGAATCATGGTAACACCATTTCAGTCAAccgagagaacaggctggctttagaaAGGGATATTCAGCAACGGATTAAATTCTCATGTCATCAATAAGGTAATTGatgatacagtcgaacctcgatatatcgagcAGCGCTGTGATCCCCAaaaagttcgatatagccggaaTTCGATATAGAAAATCactcatggttatactgcgctcagttttacaaacacgatactaaggaaggacaggacgtggacggacgaagcgcgtccgtccacgtcctgtccttccttagtatcgtgtttgtaaaactgagcgcagtataaccatgaacgttcaccaacttgcgcttcgtccgtccacgtcctgtccttccttagtatcgtgtttgtaaaactgagcgcagtataaccatgaacgttcaccaactagcccccttcattgctttactaaatagaAAATCACGTAAAAGACGcgtcaaaaacttctgcaaatcaatcaCTGAACCAAAGGCGCAatcggggatcgttgttcggagcgcgCGGTCGATTGCGCAGCACGCAATtagcctaggccaatcgcgcgcggcgCAACCGAACGCGCGCTCCGAACGTTCCCCGATCGCGCCCCAATCGCGGCGCAGTAAATACTcattgaagcttcacacaaagtattgggctgaaagtactgcagcagtgtcgcgatccacaagcgataggccgGCGCTGCCGCAGTAGCGGTATGGAGCGGCGTAGACGGGCGAAAGCAGCTACAGCGCTTCAGCATAGAATGGCTACAGCCCTAGTTGAAGTcgggagcggggcaacatcagcgcttgcgggatcaacctcggcagcgtcttcgtttggccgctACTTATGCTGCGATCTCCACGTTTGTCAATCGaggcattttgaaacactgtcaataacaaggTACTAAGTGgcatctgccaaggcgtctatgagtgagcccagtgagtgAGGTGGAGTCAGTGCGCCAAATGTAAAGCGTTGTCAGCGTCGTTGACGTTGTCGAATTAGCCAAGCCGCCGCGTGCGTGTGCCGCTACGTTAAAATGACGCCCTCGGCGCGATAGATGCAGTCGGGAACGCCGATCGCGCCACCGCTATCCCCGAGGGTGTTGCGGAAAAGCTCAccgcctgtcaacagagcgcacCTGGTCTGGGGTGGCGAAGTTCGATATATCTATTTTACGTCCGAccccgttcgaaataaaaaattaaagatGCATGCGATTTTctaggtgatatagaaagtgttcgatatacgcaataattcTACATATTCGTGTtcaatatatcgaggtttgactgtatagataactacactcttaagcaaaattacacccttttgccacacaacgataatcgtcatctgtcttgtccgcattttctttctttaacgcggcgagctcggtactttccagtaacgaacggcatgcgcgttatcagcatgacatagcattcccgtcaggaaagtagcgggcgcggcgttttcaagaaaggaaacgcaagcaaggcaaatgacgattatcgttgtatggcagagatacaccctaaaaggtgtaactttgcctaagagtgtacaacTTGGGAGCAATCAGAGTCTCGTGTTATTTCACTGTGTGCAGATAAACTTAAAATTGCCATCACCAAGCAAGACATAGAACACGCACACAAGCTTGGCCGTTTCCAGGCCGGTAAACACCGACCAATTATAAACTTGCGCGGTTCAAAGATAAATGTAGCATTCAGTCTGCCGCGTCAAAGCTTAAAGGTTCGCCCAATTTCTATCCGGGAGATCACGCATCCGGCTTGCAAGGAAAAAGTTGTACGCCTATGTGAAACAAAACAACGCCTCCACTTTCAAGATAGGTTTCAATAAGCTTCAGATGGatgaaaggaattttttttttttatgacgcgCAATCCGACTCAGTTTTAGAAGTTAAATCCTAGCGATCACTCCAGGCTTGCCCAGCACTCTCCTTTCCCCTCCAGCCTAAACCCTGTTGACGCATCACGCAATCACATATATATACTATCTATTATACTAGCTAATGTTCGCAGTTACATGTCAAAAAAGATACAGTGGAAGCCCTTCTCGATTACAATAATACAGACATGGCCATTTTCACTGAGTCTTGGTTAACGCCTGACATATATAGCACTGAGCTACTGCATGCCTATTCCCCCTATACTGCATTCAGACGCGATAGGAAGGAACGAAGGGGTGGTGGCTTTCTTGTCTTTACGAAAAACAGCATTTCTTGTTACCAGCTCCCGAACAATTATACTCACGAAATTCTTTGTGCGCACATATCCGTGCCGACATGGCATGCA encodes the following:
- the eEF1gamma gene encoding elongation factor 1-gamma translates to MAAGTLYTWKDNFRAYKILIAAKYSQFKLKVCCDAPDFVFGLTNTSQSFLEKFPLGKVPAFETSDGKVITESNAIAFYVSNDQLRGKNLLEQAQIVQFLSFADCEILPPACTWVFPCLGAIQYNKQATERAKEDVKKILSYLNTHLLSKTYLVGERISLADIAVFTALLPLYKLVLEPAFRAPYANVNRWFDTLAHQPEFQAVLGEVQLCQKMAQFDPNLYAEVQGKAGKGTVATKKAEKKETKPKEEPKPKAAPEPEDDLEPALAEPPKKDPFEVFPKGTFNMDDFKRCYSNESETVSVPYFWEKFDKEHYSIWYSEYKYPEELTQVFMSCNLISGMFQRLDKMRKHAFASVILFGEDNNSSISGIWVWRGHELAFKLSDDWQVDYESYDWKKLDPDAPETKKLVDEYFKWDGDFNGKKFNQGKIFK